The Anoplopoma fimbria isolate UVic2021 breed Golden Eagle Sablefish chromosome 9, Afim_UVic_2022, whole genome shotgun sequence genome contains the following window.
ATGGAGCAGCAGTAGGGTTTCTCTCCCGTGTGGATCAGCCCGTGCCTCTCCAGCTTGTAGGCGTGGGGGAACTCTTTGCTGCACACGGAGCAGTGGTACTCCATCTTCTCTTTGGGCTgcttcaggagctcaggaggtATTTCTATCGGGACACGCACCATCTTTCTGCCGGGGCGCTTCTTTCCTAAgcggggagaaaaaaggaagttgGAATGACAGGATGGTTAGGCCGAAAATTACACTcgcaaacaaagaaaatagtagcagcagcagtttaGTCCTGCAGATGGGGACATATTTTTGCTGCATGCCAAAAACAATAATAGCTGCTTCACTTGTTGCCAGTTGATTGTTTACATCGTCATGTCTACTAATCAGCCAAACAGGTTGGACTGGAACTGTTGCTTTTGGTGATCTGTTGAAGCTGAGCTGTGGTAAGGTGGTATAagacaaatcaaacacagacacccTTTCCTTCCTTTGGTAAAGAGACGATCATTAATGAGGATTTGCCGTGGATTAGCTAACCAAGCTAGCTATAAACCATTATATTTGTTCTTACCAGCAGAAAcacttgtgtgttttccttctccttcagCAGATAGTTTGGTATCTTTCCTTCTTCTGTAAGGTCGCtttgctggtaaaaaaaaataaaatacaaaagaacaaaaaacagacgTTAAACTGATATATTTATATGGGTCGGGTTTCCAGAACTGGTTCAAATTAGAGGAACCAGTGGTTTTGTtaggaaagtttttttttcttcaattcagCTCATCAATCTTATAAAGTCTGCAAATGTTATTTACAAAATGGCAGATCAAAGCTCAAAAGAGAGGCTGAAACTGCACGGCGTGAAGGCGTGAAGTGTTTTTCTATGACAGAGAATGCATGAATAAATGCTTTCTCGTCCTCTAATGCACTTCCTGTTATTTAACCACCAACTGATTCATATTTCAAACAGAACCACTGAtgaaacctaaccctaaccatatCTAAATGTAGAGctgcttttgttcttttcttgcTCATATAGTACGCAACAAACCACACAGAAATGGATTCACAGTCAACTAAATCAGGCCAATTCCCTACcgtttattttcttgtcttaCCAGCAACCCGGCGGACTTTTTTGGAGTTTATTTCTTCCGATTCGACGATGGCAGGGAAGTTTGTCTTTCTCCGGGTGCGCCTTGATACTGTGAGATGTAAGATGAGAAGTAGGACatattacaacaaaacaataacttgctttaaaaaaaaaaagcacatcgAGAACACTCACTTCCTGGTTCTGCCTCGAGGTCTTCACCAGACAACACTGGAGCTTTTGAAAtctttcttcttccccttcGTTTTACTTCgagacaaagagaagcagcaaAAAAGAGATTATATTGATGCTGAATTCtgaattacagtaaaaaaaatccactcaaCTTCTATTATGACTCCATAAATACAACTGAAACCAAATTGATAACatgttttataatgaaaatgttgtCGTCTTTCCAACACTTCACTCACCAGGAGGAGCTTCTTTCTCCGTGTCCGAGACGTCTACTGACACCACCGTTATTTCTGGaaccttcttctttcttctgtgtctctttcctGGCAGCGTTGTGTGCAAAAAAGATAACCGAGtcatgactattttttttattttacaacctgTACACTTCTCATTGTTTTTCGTTTGGACTTGTGTTTACCACGATATAAGGTCGAGACCGCTGCCGTCTTTgctactctctctttctcctccccttcTTCCCTTTCTTCATCCTCCCCCACAGACACAACTTCCATGATGAGCGTCGGACTACTGCTGTCTCTCTGGTTTTGGCCTTGCAGCTGAGGCTCGGACAGGACGACACCCTGTGATCATAATCATCAGAAACCATCAGAAACGGCCTCCCTGGGTAACAGCTCTTAGAGGGTAACTAAGTTTTGGTCACTGTTGAAAGCGGAAGTTACAATGTGCTATTCCATCATTTTGTAAAGTCACTCATTTTGGGCAGGAATCATCTGCATAGACagtcaaagataaaaaaaaaaaattgtggaacTTCCGGGACACCAACAAGTGGTTCATATTTTTCCTGCACAATAAAAGTCATTGATTTCCGAGACATTTACTGATTTCTTACTTTCCAATAAGTCAAACTGTACAAGTtgaatcacaaaataaatgtttttcaggTTTTGCAGGGAACATAATAATGAAACTTTTTTGTAATTCTGGAGCTTTTGCatgtggtgctgttgaattgtattaaatgtaatgtaattatatgCTATATATGCGATCTGTAGTTTCAAGAGACTTGAAGAGGACCGACCTTATCAATGGGGTTGTATCGACAAATTGATAAATCGTGTCTTAAGACAAATTACCTTGCTAGCATGAGGACTTTCTCTGCGGTCAGAGCCTCGGTCAGGACCGcctcctgtaaaaaaaataaagatggtCAGCTCAGGTTGAAGAGAAACCAGACATGAGAACTGATGTTTTCAACATTAATGGCTGAATTCTACAAGAAAATGAAAGTCAAAACTAATGCGGGTTATGACTATGACTCATTCAACTGTTAACGTGAACAGAACGATAACAGAAAATAGAATAATTAAGTTTCTGTACAGTGgatttttcatttataaaaaataggTCTTGTTTTAGAaaataccaaataaataaatatatggtgGCAAATTCCCAGAATACGTCCTAGAAATTATACTCAGTGGGAAACTGAAACAACATGCTGCGCTGTGAGGAATCACTTACTGGCGTCCCATTCAACCACTTCTCCATCAGAGTTGATTAAACCACCGATTTCTTcatcttgttcttcttgttcttcttgttcttcctcctcctcctcctcctcccccgcctGCAGTCTGACAGTCAAATGGAGAGTTTGGTCCTCTAAGTTTGCAGATGCTTTCTTCGGTCCATGTGACGTCCGGGTCGTACTTTCAGGAGAATCCTGAAGGCAGAACACAGTGTGAGAATACAGCATTCGTTTTCTACAGAGAAGTGGTGACACCAGATTTGGACGTTTCTCTCTTTAGTTTGGAATAATTCAAATCTCTAAACCAACTTTGAATATAAAACtaaaatttgcatttgtttttatgttttttttaacaaagagcctcacacaagaaaatgttttgtatttttatactaAACCTCTCTTACTTCTTGACTGTCATTGGATGTGTTGATCGTTGGATTCACTGAACTCTATTAATTGGACAATTGTCCCTGAGATGTGATCATAAGTTCCATCTACCTTCCTTAAATTTACATAAAACACCATCATATGACAGTCAGGCGAGTTTCGCACTTACTTaacagaaaatttaaaaaacaaatgccaCAAATTCTCCTATGAGACattattcaaatacatttacaacaaacaaataaattatgaaagcaagcgGACGCTGAACATATGAAACCAAAACCAGATAACGTTATTACTAAAGTTTGCATAAtgtttctaaaagaaaaaagacgtATTTTTGCATACTGTTTGGCAAGGTGCTGATCTTTTGGTCTGTTCTGCGTCTGTTGTCGTCGATGTGCTTTGTTTGACATCAGGGCTCTGGTCTTGAGAGGGACACTCATCCCCTGATTGTGCTCTCTGATTGGGTTTCACGTTCCTTTTGTGGCTGAGCGTCGTCTCCCGCGCTGGACAGGGGAAGGGTTTCTCTCCCGTGTTGTTGCACTGATTCCAGGTCACATTCGCGTTCCCCCGTATGCGGGAGATCTTCGGTTTCTCATCCGTGTCCATGAGCGACTGtgtctgctctccctctctggcgGAGGAGGAGCTCTGCTCTCCAGACTCCTCCGAACATTTCTCCACTGGATTCCCTCTCTGCTGTCCCCTCACTCCGTCTGAAATGCAGCTCTCCTTCCCGCACGCTTTGAGGTCGGGATGACCGGAGCGTGCGGAAGAatcctcctcttcaccctctGATCTGAAGCTCTCATCTGTGTTTGACATTACAAAGAGAAACGAAAATGAGACAAATCATGATCGGGTACATTTTTGTGTACGTAATCGAGCGACGTGATGCTGATATTTACGATTTTTCCACTCACGATTTTCACTCACAGTCcagccttcctcttcctctttgatGATTACTCGAATCTCCGGTGTCTCACAGTTATACTCGGGGCTTGCTGGTGCTTCTTTTGAATCACGTCGAGGCGAATTCTGGTCATCGTAGTTTTCGTTTAGACTCAGCGACAACGGATCTTGGAGTTCAGGATCCTGTCaagaagtagagacagagacactaATGCTAAGAAATGAACGCAGGTTTTTACAATAATATACGATTCATAAGGCATAAATAATTCTAGAAACAAGCTTTCTATATTGTGTATGCAAAGAATAATACCCAGTGGGCCCTTTATAGAGGAATACAATGACAGCCTTGGCTTGATAAAAGGTCAGATCCCATTGTTAACACCTGGGTGTGATCATATATCATTTCAAGAATGTGACCCGCATTGCCAGTCCTGCAGTCTCACATTTGATATGTGATCTAATAATGCAGTGCAAACCCCGTAGGATtttgaaataatgcaaaaaaataggTAGTGAACGCTGTCATAAAAGCAATGTTCGATGTTAGGGgcattaaattcaaaatataaagcaacaacatctttatatctttaaaaagataaaatgtgCCCATTATATTTTCAGGATGTTTAAGGGTAACTTCCGTATTGTTCTCTACTTCGCTGTGTTTTTGTATCTAAGTGACTGATGGGGAAACAATTTTTGACactggtccagtattgagtGAGATCTCTGCAGCTGGCAGCCACATAACAGGCTTCAATGTAACCGCTCAGCTCAAGACAATGCAAATCACCGCCAGTTTACGttcactaaaagtgcttgtttttgacactgacaggctcagattgtaaGAACAAGGATTGCAGTGCATTCTTAACACAGTGGTTAACCGTTATGGATAATTATACTTCTAAGTATGCACAGTTTATTAATTACACCcagttaaaaataattaaatgttccTGCAATAAATTCTACCTTTATGAAGGTTATATAGTTCCGTTTTTTCTTGAAAGTGTTGTACTAAGGTGTCATCTACAGCACCACATTGCTGCCaccataataaaataatttgctaATTTTCTTGTTATaaacatttctcatttttacaCGATCGTTTTAATGTTATAACAATATTTATTCATCATcagcttttgtattttttattagaaCAATGCTTTATGTTACAATTGCGGTCATCTTATATCCCTGTATTACCACATACCTGTAAAACACATCTATGCAAACTCAATCTTTGAATACAGATCACAATAGTACCAACTCACACTAATACACAATATATTACTGTGGCACTATATTTAGAGGTGTAAGGAGAGTTAGAGGTGTAGTGCAGTTcctttttctcattcatttgtattttatgtgtattAATTCAAAGTTTAAATCATTGTCCTTTAAGTTACactaccagtcaaaagtttggacacaccttctcattcaatggtttttctttatttttatttttttctacattgtagattaatattgaagacatccaaactatgaaggaacacatatggaattatgtggtaaacaaacaaatgctcaacaaaccagaatatgttttatattttaaattcttcaaagtagttgaatgagaaggtgtgtccaaacttttgaaccGACTTGCACTAATACACAATATATTACTGTGGCACTATATTTAGAGGTGTTAGGAGAGTTAGAGGTGTAGTGCAGTTcctttttctcattcatttgtatttaatgtgtattattaaAAGCTTTAATCACTGTCCTTTAAGTTACTTGTACCCTTTTTACTGAAAAGAAGACTTGCTTTGCTTACATCTAGTTATTAAAAGCACTGTGATGATATTTGGGAGGTTTTCTGCACCCCCCCTTTAATGAGTGGCATGAGGTTTGTTGACACATGTGACACCAATCACACCTGCATGACTTCAATACACTTCTCTGTTtagttattagtattattattattattattgacactgtgagctttctgtcttttccttttctttaccAACACGTTGTCACATGACCTGCAGGGGAGCAGGTTCAATAACAGACGTCACCAGCTAGCAGACGTAGCATAGCAACCAGGGCTATTCTGGCTATACTGGGAGCTGTGGTTACATGTAGGCATTGAACTGGGATTGTTATGCGAACCTCTGTCCCAAACCAGTCCGCTGACACCTCACAGGGGCCACAGTTATGACGCATTCACCTGTAATGCAGCAGGGTAAAGCACACGCGTCTACCGAGCTAACGTAAAGCAGTTTTTACGCCACATCCCAAGCAAACGACAGTTAGTTAGCCGTGCAAATAGCGGCGCAGTTACCTCGAACATAATGCGATGCTGCCGCAGGGTTTGAAGGATGAcataggaagaaaaaaaacagggtgaATAGTGTGTTCTGGGTGACAGCAGCGCGTCATGAACTCCTGTCTGTGGGCGCTAGCTAGTTGCGTCAACACttcttctgttgttgttttttttgccggCTGTGATGGTGAGTCAGGATCACAGCGCCATCTGCTGGACAGAGCGGTGGTACTGCATGGTAATACGGGATTTTTTACAGCAGTGgttcttttatatttaaaattagcatccattcagaaattatttcaaaattgttgtttaataaatattcaataaaatatagtCCATAAattgaattcaatgcaacaatgcaatcttcagtgttgacagtttaataagagagagagagagataattatattcctttattgatccccatgggggaaattcaagtgttgcagcagctcaactacacagacacagacaataaatacacatactatacaactacacagacaataaatacacatactatacaactacacagacaataaatacacatactatacaactacacagacaataaatacacatactatacaactacacagacaataaatacacatactatacaactacacagacacagacaataaatacacatactatacaactac
Protein-coding sequences here:
- the LOC129095853 gene encoding zinc finger protein 37 homolog codes for the protein MFEDPELQDPLSLSLNENYDDQNSPRRDSKEAPASPEYNCETPEIRVIIKEEEEGWTVSENHESFRSEGEEEDSSARSGHPDLKACGKESCISDGVRGQQRGNPVEKCSEESGEQSSSSAREGEQTQSLMDTDEKPKISRIRGNANVTWNQCNNTGEKPFPCPARETTLSHKRNVKPNQRAQSGDECPSQDQSPDVKQSTSTTTDAEQTKRSAPCQTDSPESTTRTSHGPKKASANLEDQTLHLTVRLQAGEEEEEEEEQEEQEEQDEEIGGLINSDGEVVEWDARGGPDRGSDRRESPHASKGVVLSEPQLQGQNQRDSSSPTLIMEVVSVGEDEEREEGEEKERVAKTAAVSTLYRGKRHRRKKKVPEITVVSVDVSDTEKEAPPVKRRGRRKISKAPVLSGEDLEAEPGISRRTRRKTNFPAIVESEEINSKKVRRVAAKRPYRRRKDTKLSAEGEGKHTSVSAGKKRPGRKMVRVPIEIPPELLKQPKEKMEYHCSVCSKEFPHAYKLERHGLIHTGEKPYCCSICGRGFNQKGNLKTHYKVHLGRKGAVDYDDEVNPIASELSEYLKSLPGESRIRSSLRCLECGQECENHSALQAHHITTHAETAGDSDAAERGASKLLFCRRCGVQFDDKEKLEEHMKTHVKAKPYSCPDCGKKFINESYIQIHQRIHTGEKPFLCSECGRGFHTASSLKLHEMQHSGERPFACSICGKTFRINSYLTAHYQTHIKDRPFICSVCGKGYSRAEELKVHHRLHTGERPYECGECGKSFIYRQGLRQHQRTHAGKRIGPTRQLGRPKQQSRLDI